One Gordonia sp. SID5947 genomic region harbors:
- a CDS encoding amidohydrolase family protein, which yields MLIRNATATGGEVVDIRCDDGRISEIGNHLPRGSREPDIDATGCRVMPGLHDHHIHLRALAATADSIRVGPPETRSAGDLRAALRSADTTVPHGEWLRAVGYHESVAGPLTRDVLDAIVPGRPVRIQHRTGAMWMLNSAACRLVGAEDCTMPGVERDAAGHPTGRLWRMDSWLGTRIGDVAPSPPDLAAMSRRAATRGVTGFTEATPGLTQASVDDLASAVYSGDVVQRIHCMSGPDIRPPASPDSVAAQRFTLGPTKILLDDDNLPTLPALTATIATAHRSGKSVAVHCVTRLQLIATMTALDDAGVLAGDRIEHGAIIPEDCFGWLRDHSTPVITQPNFPLERAEQYRAEVPAADQPDLWRLGSLLVAGVHVAAGTDAPFGGYDPWTAIQAAMTDHSGRAPLETVSPTVALGLFCGTPEHPTTARTITPGAVADLMIVRGAPEDVRHGPSAVEVAATVVGGTVVYRR from the coding sequence GTGCTGATCCGCAACGCCACCGCCACCGGTGGCGAGGTCGTCGACATCCGCTGCGACGATGGACGCATCAGCGAGATCGGAAACCACCTCCCTCGGGGTTCGCGTGAACCGGACATCGATGCCACCGGATGCCGGGTGATGCCGGGACTGCACGACCACCACATCCATCTACGTGCGCTCGCCGCCACTGCAGACTCGATCCGGGTGGGGCCGCCGGAAACGCGATCCGCCGGCGATCTCCGAGCCGCCCTACGTTCTGCGGACACGACTGTGCCGCACGGCGAATGGCTGCGAGCAGTCGGCTACCACGAGTCGGTGGCCGGTCCCCTCACCCGCGACGTCCTCGACGCCATCGTGCCGGGCCGCCCCGTCCGGATTCAGCACCGCACCGGCGCCATGTGGATGCTCAACAGCGCGGCCTGCCGGCTCGTGGGCGCCGAGGACTGCACAATGCCCGGCGTGGAACGCGACGCCGCAGGTCATCCCACCGGCCGCCTGTGGCGGATGGATTCCTGGCTCGGCACCAGGATCGGTGACGTCGCGCCGTCGCCGCCGGACCTCGCGGCGATGAGCCGTCGTGCGGCCACGCGCGGTGTCACCGGGTTCACCGAGGCCACCCCCGGCCTCACGCAGGCATCGGTCGACGACCTCGCCTCGGCAGTGTATTCGGGCGACGTCGTGCAGCGCATCCACTGCATGAGCGGCCCCGACATCCGGCCGCCCGCCTCGCCTGACTCCGTTGCGGCACAACGATTCACCCTCGGCCCCACAAAGATCCTCCTCGATGACGACAACCTGCCGACCCTGCCCGCATTGACCGCCACCATCGCGACAGCGCACCGATCGGGGAAATCCGTTGCCGTGCACTGCGTCACCCGCCTCCAACTCATCGCCACGATGACGGCGCTGGACGACGCAGGCGTACTGGCCGGTGACCGGATCGAACACGGCGCCATCATCCCCGAGGATTGTTTCGGCTGGCTGCGCGATCACTCGACACCCGTCATCACCCAGCCGAATTTCCCACTGGAGCGGGCCGAGCAGTATCGGGCCGAGGTACCAGCCGCCGACCAGCCCGATCTCTGGCGGCTCGGCAGCCTGCTGGTCGCGGGTGTTCACGTCGCGGCCGGCACAGATGCACCTTTCGGCGGCTACGACCCGTGGACGGCGATCCAAGCCGCCATGACCGACCACTCCGGCCGCGCACCACTCGAGACTGTTTCGCCCACCGTCGCGCTCGGATTATTCTGCGGCACACCGGAACACCCCACAACCGCCCGTACCATCACACCCGGCGCGGTCGCAGACCTCATGATCGTCCGCGGCGCACCCGAGGACGTCCGGCACGGACCGTCCGCCGTCGAAGTGGCCGCCACCGTCGTCGGCGGGACGGTCGTGTACCGCCGATGA
- a CDS encoding CoA transferase, giving the protein MTTGYEDRWPTRSRLPSAVVSGWLDRWWPYRSQRTDESGDRPSAECAVLRWAAGGGMALTGFPSTAPSISPATAYAVLDAALTELARLTGIVGHAVHLHPEAVVGARAALRGLRRNGQISAGGMARLIRAADRWIAISLCRPDDVASVPAIIGDRGTDDPWRDLEMFAGRTPAAAVVDQAQLLGVAAAVLGPSVADADRTPLPFRVTDIASPTTGLALHGATVVDLSSLWAGPLCGAVLSRAGARVIKVESTGRPDGARIGDPDFFDWLHRGQESRAVDFTSADGRDQLAHLIDDADIVIEASRPRALDRLGLSPDRLSHRPGKIWVSITGGGRSRPMQVNFGDDAAVGGGLVGWSGDQPVFCADAIADPLSGIMAALATTAAVEAGGGVLIDLSMTDTAASFIAAELDCPGAHAVHTGSAGWVVECSRDRRTRPVVAPSATGLTC; this is encoded by the coding sequence GTGACGACCGGATATGAGGACCGCTGGCCCACCCGGTCGCGCCTGCCGTCAGCGGTCGTCTCGGGATGGCTGGACAGATGGTGGCCGTACAGATCGCAGCGCACCGACGAGAGCGGTGATCGCCCGTCGGCCGAGTGCGCCGTGCTGCGGTGGGCGGCCGGTGGGGGCATGGCGCTGACCGGATTTCCCTCGACGGCCCCGTCCATCTCGCCTGCCACGGCATACGCGGTCCTCGACGCCGCGCTGACCGAACTCGCCCGTCTCACCGGCATCGTCGGCCACGCCGTCCACCTCCACCCCGAGGCCGTCGTCGGTGCGCGAGCCGCACTTCGCGGGTTGCGGCGGAACGGTCAGATCTCCGCAGGCGGCATGGCCAGACTGATCCGCGCGGCGGACCGATGGATCGCGATCTCACTGTGCCGGCCCGACGATGTGGCATCGGTACCGGCCATCATCGGCGATCGGGGAACCGACGATCCATGGCGTGACCTCGAGATGTTCGCCGGCCGTACCCCCGCCGCCGCCGTCGTCGACCAGGCACAGCTGCTGGGTGTCGCCGCCGCGGTGCTCGGACCATCCGTCGCCGATGCCGATCGGACGCCACTCCCGTTCCGGGTGACCGACATCGCCTCTCCCACAACCGGCCTCGCGCTGCACGGCGCCACGGTTGTCGATCTGTCATCCCTCTGGGCAGGACCGCTGTGTGGTGCCGTCCTGAGCCGGGCGGGCGCCCGGGTCATCAAGGTCGAGAGCACCGGTCGCCCCGACGGCGCCCGGATCGGTGACCCGGACTTCTTCGACTGGTTGCATCGCGGCCAGGAATCCCGCGCGGTCGATTTCACCTCCGCCGACGGACGAGACCAACTGGCGCACTTGATCGATGATGCCGACATCGTCATCGAGGCATCCCGGCCGCGGGCCCTCGACCGGCTCGGCCTGTCACCTGATCGACTGTCGCACCGACCGGGGAAGATCTGGGTGAGCATCACCGGCGGCGGCCGGTCCCGGCCCATGCAGGTGAACTTCGGTGACGACGCCGCGGTGGGCGGGGGCCTCGTCGGCTGGTCCGGCGATCAACCGGTGTTCTGTGCGGATGCGATCGCCGATCCGCTCTCGGGGATCATGGCGGCACTCGCGACCACCGCGGCAGTCGAAGCAGGTGGCGGCGTCCTGATCGATCTGTCGATGACGGACACCGCCGCTTCGTTCATCGCTGCCGAACTCGATTGTCCCGGAGCACATGCCGTCCACACCGGCTCTGCGGGCTGGGTGGTCGAATGTTCGCGTGACCGGCGGACCCGGCCCGTCGTCGCGCCGTCGGCGACGGGCCTCACGTGCTGA
- a CDS encoding type II CAAX endopeptidase family protein, whose protein sequence is MTATFDDLRRRLTAPAPATRLDDPATLTRRRRVVAIFLVLGAVVLGVSLSSDPGDASFYPLTIALAAVWIVGGILSGPIRLGRFGYRGGTSAGDAAVLGTLTGLLVGAAFVVGALITREIPVLADLVTQVLDLGDRGSIVAVTVITLGNGMAEELFFRGGVYSAAQNRHPVLVSTVLYTLATLASGNPMLGFAAIILGATCAVLRRSTDGVLAPICTHVVWGAVVLFCLPPIFG, encoded by the coding sequence ATGACTGCCACTTTCGACGACCTCAGACGCCGGCTCACCGCCCCGGCACCGGCCACCCGACTCGACGATCCGGCCACCCTGACCCGGAGACGGCGAGTGGTGGCGATCTTCCTCGTCCTGGGTGCGGTGGTCCTGGGCGTCTCACTCTCGTCCGATCCGGGCGACGCGTCGTTTTATCCGCTCACGATCGCGCTCGCGGCGGTCTGGATCGTCGGCGGGATTCTCTCGGGCCCCATCCGTCTCGGGCGTTTCGGCTACCGCGGCGGGACGTCGGCAGGCGATGCCGCCGTGCTCGGCACCCTCACCGGACTGCTCGTCGGCGCGGCCTTCGTCGTCGGGGCGCTGATCACCCGGGAGATCCCGGTACTCGCGGACCTCGTCACACAGGTCCTCGACCTCGGTGACCGCGGAAGTATCGTCGCGGTCACCGTGATCACGCTCGGAAACGGAATGGCCGAGGAACTGTTCTTCCGTGGTGGCGTGTATTCGGCCGCGCAGAACCGTCATCCGGTGCTGGTGTCGACGGTGTTGTACACCCTCGCCACCCTCGCCAGTGGCAACCCGATGCTCGGATTCGCCGCGATCATCCTGGGCGCCACGTGTGCGGTGCTACGACGATCCACCGATGGCGTCCTGGCACCGATCTGCACCCACGTCGTGTGGGGTGCGGTGGTCCTGTTCTGCCTTCCGCCGATCTTCGGGTGA
- a CDS encoding NAD(P)H-binding protein, producing the protein MRVLVTGATGYVGSRLVCALVERGDDVVVTSRRPESLRRFGWYDRVTAIAMDADDSTSAHDAVTGAGDVDALYFLVHGIGQQDFDDADTRAAHNVAVAARAADVRRIVYLGGFVPDCDHDELSKHLRSRAEVGAALDLPDGPDLVWLRAAVILGAGSTSFEIIRYVADRLAVIPQPSWVDNPMDPISVRDVIHYLVAVIDPAFPAGTYDIAGPDVGTRYESVLSEYIRAIRQPRLRLPVPFVNSHLAGRVTGMVVPVPSSLTADLVASLSQPMTATEHAIRELVPEPPNGLTPMREAIESAVHTTSPRPVCALADPHHLADTDPGWAGGDLMRIRRAITGGIGSVVGFTARRVRGVVSLLSG; encoded by the coding sequence ATGAGAGTGCTGGTCACCGGTGCCACCGGATATGTCGGCTCCCGCCTGGTCTGCGCGCTCGTCGAGCGTGGTGACGATGTCGTGGTGACCAGCCGCCGACCGGAATCACTGCGACGTTTCGGTTGGTATGACCGGGTCACGGCGATCGCCATGGACGCCGACGACAGCACATCCGCACACGATGCGGTGACCGGCGCGGGCGACGTCGACGCGCTCTACTTCCTCGTGCACGGCATCGGTCAGCAGGACTTCGACGATGCCGACACCCGCGCCGCCCACAACGTCGCGGTCGCCGCACGCGCAGCAGACGTGCGCCGGATCGTCTACCTGGGCGGCTTCGTACCCGACTGCGACCACGACGAACTGTCCAAGCACCTGCGCAGTCGCGCCGAGGTCGGCGCGGCCCTCGACCTACCGGACGGCCCCGATCTGGTGTGGCTGCGGGCCGCGGTGATCCTGGGTGCGGGCTCCACGTCCTTCGAGATCATCCGATATGTGGCCGACCGGCTCGCGGTGATCCCGCAACCGAGCTGGGTCGACAATCCGATGGACCCGATCTCGGTCCGCGACGTCATCCACTACCTCGTCGCGGTCATCGACCCCGCCTTCCCCGCGGGTACCTACGACATCGCCGGGCCCGACGTCGGCACACGGTACGAGTCGGTGCTGTCGGAGTACATCCGCGCCATCCGGCAACCGCGTCTCCGACTACCGGTGCCCTTCGTGAACTCTCACCTCGCCGGTCGTGTGACCGGAATGGTCGTGCCGGTGCCGAGCTCGCTCACCGCAGACCTCGTGGCTTCGCTCAGCCAGCCGATGACCGCGACCGAACACGCCATCCGCGAACTGGTCCCCGAACCGCCGAACGGGTTGACGCCGATGCGGGAGGCCATCGAATCAGCGGTCCACACCACGTCGCCGCGACCCGTGTGCGCCCTGGCCGACCCGCATCACCTGGCCGACACCGACCCCGGATGGGCCGGCGGCGACCTGATGCGGATTCGGCGCGCGATCACCGGCGGGATCGGTTCCGTGGTGGGCTTCACGGCGCGACGAGTGCGAGGCGTGGTATCCCTGCTGTCAGGATGA
- a CDS encoding ATP-binding cassette domain-containing protein → MTPGSVCVDGNLHTLGSAPHLTVGRHADNDIVVDHPLVADHHLHIDWRGHAWLLTAADAEAAMFAAGRPVTELTVTGVVQVHLGSPGRGPVLVVALADDRLATAERDGNPFGGGHPTWGVASPMPRRLRGAPHLRPMRQNADGGAVLSLRDGVCTIGRSPDNDLVVDDMLASRRHARITTGTEIRIEDLGSINGTHVNGHRVDRSVLHDGDAVTVGNSDFLVSGRALIRGRAHGAVDDGLQLHGVGLIVDGDKQLLRDVEFSAAPGTLTAVIGPSGAGKSTVSKVAAGLQMPTGGQVTFEGRDVHADYDALRTRIGMVPQQDVLHHKLTLRQALRYAAELRLPPDLSADDRDTVIGGVLGELQLLEHLDTRVDKLSGGQRKRASVAMELLTGPSLLILDEPTSGLDPALDRQVMATLRRLADAGRVVVVVTHSLTYLSMCDQVLLLAPGGQTAFVGAPAEVVSAMGTDDWAEIFAFVAAHPDTAHERHRRTRQPSPPMAPRPPGPAAAAPRGSALRQADTIARRQIRLILADTGYLVFLVVMPIVLGLLTLVIPGSEGFAVNRAPDTAGEALQVLVILTVGATFMGTALTVRDLVAERDIYERERAVGLQPGAYLSAKVIVFGAAAIIQTFVMVAITYVGKGVPAGGVIGPAPFELFCAVAALACVSTLVGLTISATVRSTEQTMPPMVIVVISQLVFCGGLFRLTTPGLQQLSWLFPSYWGYAVSAASVDLNTISPLAPQTAGAQLWEPSIMTLVLGYSALLLTATVLLGVTASKLRLERPAPPRPASAVTRP, encoded by the coding sequence ATGACCCCCGGCAGCGTTTGCGTGGACGGAAACCTCCATACCCTCGGCTCCGCGCCGCACCTCACCGTGGGCCGCCACGCCGACAACGACATCGTGGTCGATCATCCGCTGGTGGCCGACCATCACCTGCACATCGACTGGCGTGGCCATGCGTGGTTGCTCACCGCAGCCGATGCGGAGGCCGCGATGTTCGCGGCCGGCCGGCCCGTCACCGAACTGACGGTCACCGGTGTGGTCCAGGTCCACCTGGGCAGTCCGGGACGGGGACCTGTCCTGGTGGTGGCGCTCGCCGACGACCGCCTCGCCACCGCGGAGCGCGACGGAAACCCGTTCGGCGGCGGGCACCCGACGTGGGGGGTGGCGTCGCCGATGCCTCGCCGGCTGCGAGGAGCACCGCATCTGCGGCCCATGCGCCAGAATGCCGACGGCGGCGCCGTCCTCTCACTGCGTGACGGCGTGTGCACCATCGGGAGGAGCCCCGACAACGACCTCGTCGTCGACGACATGCTCGCCTCTCGACGGCACGCACGCATCACCACCGGCACCGAGATCCGGATCGAGGATCTCGGGAGCATCAACGGCACGCACGTCAACGGGCATCGCGTCGACCGTTCGGTGCTGCACGACGGTGACGCCGTGACCGTCGGCAACAGCGACTTCCTGGTGTCGGGACGCGCGCTGATCCGCGGTCGTGCGCACGGCGCCGTCGACGACGGGCTGCAGCTGCACGGCGTGGGGTTGATCGTCGACGGCGACAAACAGTTGCTGCGCGACGTCGAGTTCAGCGCGGCGCCGGGCACGTTGACGGCGGTGATCGGACCGTCCGGCGCGGGCAAATCGACGGTGTCGAAGGTCGCGGCCGGACTCCAGATGCCCACCGGCGGCCAGGTGACCTTCGAGGGTCGCGACGTCCATGCCGACTACGACGCCCTGCGCACCCGGATCGGCATGGTGCCCCAGCAAGATGTGTTGCACCACAAGCTCACGCTGCGACAGGCCCTGCGGTACGCCGCGGAACTACGGCTCCCACCGGATCTCTCGGCCGACGACCGGGACACGGTGATCGGCGGAGTACTCGGCGAACTGCAACTGCTCGAGCATCTGGACACCCGGGTCGACAAGCTCTCCGGTGGACAACGCAAGCGAGCCTCGGTGGCGATGGAGTTGCTGACCGGTCCGTCGCTGCTGATCCTCGACGAGCCCACGTCCGGCCTGGACCCCGCACTCGACCGGCAGGTCATGGCCACTCTGCGACGTCTTGCCGACGCCGGACGTGTGGTCGTCGTCGTCACGCATTCGCTGACCTACCTGTCGATGTGCGATCAGGTCCTGCTCCTCGCGCCCGGCGGCCAGACCGCGTTTGTCGGGGCGCCCGCCGAGGTGGTCTCCGCGATGGGCACCGACGACTGGGCCGAGATCTTCGCGTTTGTCGCCGCCCACCCCGACACGGCGCACGAACGTCATCGGCGTACCCGGCAGCCTTCGCCACCGATGGCGCCACGACCGCCCGGCCCGGCCGCGGCAGCACCACGGGGCAGCGCGCTCCGGCAGGCCGACACCATCGCGCGCAGACAGATCCGCCTGATCCTGGCCGACACCGGCTATCTCGTCTTCCTCGTGGTGATGCCGATCGTGCTCGGCCTGTTGACGCTGGTCATCCCCGGCTCGGAGGGTTTCGCGGTCAATCGCGCGCCCGACACCGCGGGCGAAGCTCTACAGGTCCTGGTGATCCTCACGGTCGGGGCCACCTTCATGGGTACCGCGCTGACCGTGCGCGACCTGGTCGCCGAACGCGACATCTACGAACGTGAACGTGCCGTCGGGCTGCAACCCGGCGCGTATCTGTCGGCGAAGGTCATCGTGTTCGGTGCCGCGGCGATCATCCAGACCTTCGTGATGGTCGCCATCACCTACGTCGGCAAAGGTGTGCCGGCCGGCGGCGTCATCGGCCCGGCGCCGTTCGAACTGTTCTGCGCTGTCGCCGCGCTGGCCTGCGTCAGCACGCTGGTCGGACTGACGATCTCGGCAACGGTTCGTTCCACCGAGCAGACGATGCCGCCGATGGTCATCGTCGTCATCTCCCAGCTGGTGTTCTGCGGCGGCCTGTTCCGGCTCACCACCCCGGGCCTCCAACAACTCTCCTGGCTGTTCCCGTCGTATTGGGGGTACGCCGTGTCGGCGGCATCTGTCGACCTGAACACGATCTCTCCGCTGGCCCCGCAGACCGCGGGCGCACAGCTGTGGGAGCCCTCCATCATGACGCTCGTGCTGGGCTACAGCGCCCTGCTGTTGACCGCGACGGTCCTGCTCGGTGTCACCGCGTCGAAGCTGCGGCTGGAGAGGCCGGCTCCACCGCGGCCGGCGAGCGCCGTGACCCGACCGTGA
- a CDS encoding Hsp70 family protein, producing the protein MSPTAWTLAIDFGTSNSAAAHSGATSGGIETLSLTHTSNLMPSAVYVGAPDHITVGDAALDRAQQNPAGFVASPKRLIGGGPMCTVNGYTFPTYVLVAAVVGAIVQRGKAAHAGLPPAQVVITHPEAWAQQQIRVLIDGAAQAGIDPARVTTISEPRAAAAHYSRSHAMQPGARIAVFDFGGGTLDIAVLTVTDENAFSVVAARGNNGLGGKNLDALVQRWVEQRLEDRDPNLVTYLRRQAPLDVVQSLQDSIRRAKELLSEAPSATITVPAPTGRQTLQITRDEFDELIAPAVDQAMQLTRATLLDAGITHPEQLTALYLTGGSSRIPLVQQRLGELGPVATLDDPKTVVAQGALVTALAEAAPATNERGVVVPGAGDLMPSWHGQGPSAAGQSAGPRTPAGGQPYGRQPHVAPEFTAPNPTAGTPRRWGRIGAIAVAVVAVVGIGAGTVALMSRDDGTPDPATAAGESSVAATGEVGKDGGMIVTDEAQLMSTLPAPLKDATTNCIKVGFSRNDALKMQCNFSDDGALADLKRSDAGSYFMLFEVDESEAKAKIVGIRNGTYSQGKGTLVEDDNRLSAADIKLASSVSDSYNIDFASTASDLVVTVFGLGSVEDGKTFLTRSGLIS; encoded by the coding sequence ATGTCACCCACCGCATGGACCCTGGCGATCGACTTCGGCACCTCCAATTCCGCTGCCGCACACTCGGGTGCGACCAGTGGCGGGATCGAGACGCTGTCGCTGACCCACACCAGCAATCTCATGCCGTCCGCGGTCTATGTGGGCGCCCCCGACCACATCACGGTCGGCGACGCCGCGCTCGATCGGGCCCAGCAGAATCCGGCCGGGTTCGTGGCGTCACCGAAGCGGCTGATCGGCGGCGGGCCGATGTGCACCGTCAACGGGTACACCTTTCCGACGTACGTACTCGTCGCGGCGGTGGTGGGCGCGATCGTGCAGCGGGGCAAGGCCGCCCATGCCGGGTTGCCCCCGGCTCAAGTGGTGATCACCCATCCGGAGGCGTGGGCGCAGCAACAGATTCGCGTGCTCATCGACGGCGCCGCCCAGGCGGGGATCGATCCCGCGCGCGTCACCACCATCTCCGAGCCCCGCGCCGCGGCGGCACACTATTCGCGTTCCCATGCGATGCAACCCGGCGCCCGGATCGCCGTATTCGACTTCGGCGGCGGCACACTGGACATCGCCGTCCTGACAGTCACCGACGAGAACGCGTTCTCGGTGGTGGCCGCACGCGGCAACAACGGGCTGGGCGGCAAGAACCTCGACGCCCTCGTCCAGCGATGGGTCGAACAGCGACTCGAGGACCGCGACCCGAACCTGGTCACCTATCTGCGGCGGCAGGCTCCCCTCGACGTGGTGCAGAGCCTGCAGGACTCGATCCGGCGAGCCAAGGAACTGTTGTCGGAGGCGCCGTCCGCGACCATCACCGTGCCCGCCCCCACCGGCCGACAGACCCTGCAGATCACCCGCGACGAGTTCGACGAACTCATCGCCCCGGCGGTGGACCAGGCCATGCAGCTCACCAGGGCGACATTGCTCGACGCCGGGATCACCCATCCGGAACAACTCACCGCGCTGTACCTGACCGGGGGGTCGTCGCGGATTCCACTGGTCCAGCAACGACTCGGCGAGCTCGGCCCGGTCGCCACCCTCGACGACCCGAAAACGGTTGTCGCCCAAGGTGCACTGGTCACCGCCCTGGCTGAGGCAGCGCCCGCCACCAACGAGCGCGGTGTGGTCGTCCCGGGTGCGGGCGACCTCATGCCGTCGTGGCATGGCCAGGGCCCATCGGCCGCCGGACAATCAGCGGGCCCCCGTACACCTGCGGGTGGGCAACCGTATGGGCGGCAACCGCACGTGGCCCCGGAGTTCACCGCCCCGAACCCGACCGCAGGCACTCCGCGGCGATGGGGGCGTATCGGTGCCATCGCGGTGGCGGTCGTCGCCGTCGTCGGCATCGGCGCCGGGACCGTCGCGCTGATGTCGCGCGACGACGGCACGCCCGATCCCGCGACCGCGGCCGGGGAGAGCAGCGTGGCGGCGACCGGGGAGGTCGGCAAGGACGGGGGCATGATCGTCACCGACGAAGCACAACTGATGTCGACCCTGCCCGCGCCGCTGAAGGACGCCACCACCAACTGCATCAAGGTCGGATTCTCCCGGAACGACGCGCTCAAGATGCAGTGCAACTTCTCCGACGACGGTGCATTGGCAGACCTCAAGCGGTCCGACGCCGGCTCGTACTTCATGTTGTTCGAGGTCGACGAGAGCGAGGCGAAGGCCAAGATCGTCGGCATCCGCAACGGCACCTACAGCCAGGGCAAGGGCACCCTCGTCGAGGACGACAACCGTCTCTCGGCTGCGGACATCAAGCTGGCGTCGAGTGTCTCCGACTCGTACAACATCGACTTCGCGAGCACTGCGTCGGACCTGGTGGTCACCGTCTTCGGGCTCGGTTCCGTAGAGGACGGCAAGACGTTTCTCACCCGTTCCGGATTGATTTCCTGA
- a CDS encoding GTPase gives MNAPTPGIRPDTDPVHVALDRGLHQLAALGGDLAAHANAIGTILWSPPRVVIVGRLKAGKSTLVNALIGAPVAETAALEATNVVTVYQDGSPSRAEVVGMDGHRHPVAVHRDHAIRLPLETPDIAFVDRWLPSAALRRLTLIDTPGLSTLTVANDSATRRVMIDGFEQTRTASIDADAAVFLFDAAPRSDEIDFLARLPFTPLNMLGVLSRADSFGEGALGRVDPLAHAARHAERMAEQLSDTVSAVVPISGLMAQTSHTGMLTEQSAGALARLQGMAPLDVVRAFDNDDADNILPVPMREHLLALLGEYGILNGRAIAARGATALNAWLSERSGIAGLHHVLNESTARFAVLHRAHRILARLDQLAFTHPARDHIRSLTMSLRSSPALHLVSVLEDYQRMLRTDPRAVVTEELHTILVATSPAGRVGLPDQAPAHAVSAEAQRRLAMAQQRSLATSSAAEDAAIVTLIRTYTPLSTR, from the coding sequence GTGAACGCCCCGACCCCGGGCATCCGGCCGGACACCGATCCCGTACACGTGGCCCTCGACCGCGGTTTGCACCAATTGGCCGCGCTCGGTGGCGATCTCGCCGCGCACGCGAACGCGATCGGGACCATTCTCTGGTCGCCGCCACGGGTCGTCATCGTCGGGCGGCTCAAGGCAGGCAAGTCGACCCTGGTGAACGCGTTGATCGGTGCGCCGGTCGCCGAGACCGCGGCCTTGGAGGCGACCAATGTGGTCACTGTCTACCAAGACGGCTCGCCGTCGCGGGCCGAGGTGGTCGGGATGGACGGCCATCGACATCCGGTCGCGGTCCACCGCGACCATGCCATCCGGCTGCCATTGGAGACCCCCGACATCGCGTTCGTCGACAGGTGGCTGCCGTCGGCGGCGCTACGCCGGCTGACGCTCATCGACACACCCGGCCTGTCGACCCTGACGGTGGCCAACGATTCGGCCACCCGGCGGGTGATGATCGACGGTTTCGAACAGACCCGCACCGCATCGATCGACGCCGACGCCGCGGTGTTCCTCTTCGACGCCGCACCCCGATCCGACGAGATCGACTTCCTGGCGCGCCTGCCGTTCACGCCGCTCAACATGCTGGGCGTGCTGTCGCGGGCGGACTCGTTCGGCGAGGGCGCGCTGGGCCGGGTCGACCCGCTCGCCCACGCCGCCCGTCACGCCGAACGGATGGCAGAGCAGTTGTCCGACACGGTGAGTGCAGTGGTACCGATCTCCGGCCTGATGGCTCAGACCAGTCACACGGGGATGCTCACCGAGCAGTCGGCCGGCGCGCTGGCGCGGCTGCAGGGCATGGCACCGCTGGATGTGGTGCGCGCCTTCGACAACGACGACGCCGACAACATCCTGCCGGTGCCGATGCGCGAACACCTGCTCGCACTCCTCGGTGAGTACGGAATTCTCAACGGACGCGCGATCGCCGCACGTGGGGCGACCGCACTCAACGCATGGCTCAGCGAGCGGTCGGGCATCGCCGGACTGCATCACGTGCTGAACGAATCAACTGCGCGGTTCGCGGTACTGCATCGCGCCCACCGCATCCTCGCCCGCCTCGACCAACTCGCGTTCACCCATCCCGCGCGCGACCACATCCGATCGCTGACCATGAGCCTGCGGTCCTCTCCCGCACTGCATCTGGTGTCGGTACTCGAGGATTATCAGCGCATGCTGCGAACCGACCCCCGCGCCGTGGTCACCGAGGAACTGCACACCATCCTGGTCGCCACGTCGCCGGCCGGTCGGGTCGGACTACCCGACCAGGCTCCCGCACACGCGGTGTCCGCCGAAGCGCAGCGACGACTCGCGATGGCGCAGCAACGGTCCCTGGCGACGAGTTCGGCGGCCGAGGATGCCGCGATCGTCACCCTGATACGCACCTACACGCCGTTGAGCACCAGATGA